Genomic segment of bacterium:
GAAATAACCTACTTTCAATATCTGCAAACAACCCTATTGTTAAATATAAAAACTGAGGAATAAAATCGGGGTTAAACTCTAAAACGCCATCATGGTCGCTATCGGCATGCTTGCAAAAATTAGCAGGCCTATTTATGCTGCGAGCTATTTCTTTAATATATTCTTCCTTAACATAATTATTAAATGAATGCTGTAATGTTAAGCCTCTTTTACCCGCTATGTCATTAATCACCGCATAAGAAGATTGAATTAGCAAATATATAGAAACAGGGTCTTCTCTTCTAAAAAAAAGTCTCACAGCGGTTTTAAGATTTCTTTCAGCGGCTGCAACCTTGCCTATTTTTTCTTTGGTCATATTATATAAATCCTATGCATGCCTCAAGCCATGTAGCCGCGCAGGTGGGTTCGGCCCACCAACTACGCCAAAACATTAATGTGATTATATAGTTGCGGGGCTGTTCGCCCCTGCGCCCCAACACCGCTTCTTTTGAGCGCCCAAAAGAAGCGGTGGGAAGAAAAGGCGCGCCCCCTTTGCGCCAAAGCGCTCGTTCATCGCTCGGCGAGCGCGCAAATCGCCACGGGCTCATGGCGCGCTCGGAACACCCTCGCTCTCTCACTCGCTGGCGCCGGAGGGCGTGGGGAACGAAAATAAGGCTCGAACAAAAGCGAATCTTTTTGAGCTTTTGTTCTCGAAGGTAGATTTTCTGCACATATCTCAAATAGCTATAAACAAATTACCTTCGAGCACACGAGAGCAAATAATCCTTCTCGTGTGCGAGCCATCCTTTCGTCCTCTTCGTGGCCCGTAGGTGACGCAGGGAGCGGAGGCGGAAAGGGCGGCGGGGGGGTCTTAGTGAGCGTAGCGAACGGGTGCCCCCTCACGCCCCCGCCGTAGCGACCGGTCGCTCGAAGAGCGAGCGTCTCCTTCCGGGCCGATTTCTTGGGTACTTCTTTCTAAAAGAAGTACCAAGGGGAGTGGGGCAGAGCCCCACAGACGTAGACCGATGGGCTAAAGCCCATCCTACATAAATAGCTAAAACAATTAAGGTATTGTCGGCTTTCGTTCCTCAAGCACGACCTACACGCTAAAAGAAGTACCCAGGGTGCGGGGCGCGCCAAGCCCCGCTAGCCGTAAACGTGCGCAGCACACAAAAGTCACTGGTTTCCCGCATTCGCGGGAATGACGAAATCTACCCCCTTCCCCCTACATTCCCATCCGCCGAGAGCATCACGGCGACGGGACGGGTCTTGGGAAACTCCGCGAAGATTATCATCAGGATGACGGTGAGCGGGACGCAGAGGAACATTCCGGTTATCCCCCAGAGCTTCCCCCAGACGGCGAGGGAGAGCAGCACGACGAGAGGGCTTATGTTGAGCGAGGCCCCGAGTAGCTTGGGCTCCAGCAGATTTCCGGTCAGGAACTGTATCACTACGAGTCCGATTACCACGGCCAGGAAGGGGCCGGGGGAAGCGAACTGCACGAGGGCGAGGAGGGAGGGTAGCCCCACTCCGGCGAGAGCGCCGACGGTGGGGATGTAGTTGAAGAGGAAGATGAGGAAGGACCAGAAGAAGGGGAAATCCACCCCGACGAAGAAGAGGACGCCGTAGGAAAGGACGCCCACGAGGATGCTGGCGAAGGTCTTTATGAGGACGTATTTTCGTATGCGGTCGTTGATGGACGCCATCACCCCGGTGGAGCGCTCCCTGCCCGGTCCTTCCGGGACCAGCGACTTTAGTTTGGCTTCAAAGGCGGGCCGCTCCACGATCATGAAGATTACGTAGACGACTATCAGCCCGAGGTCTCCGGCGATCTCGGCGACCAGCCCCGCCATGCTCCCCACCATACCCTCCACGTTCAGCCCCGCGAGGATTTTGTCCAGGCTCGGGGCTTCCTTCATGCCGAACCACCCGGCGCCGGATTTTATGATGGCGTAGATGTTTTCCTGATAAATGGGGGCGGCCTCGGTGACGGAGGAGAGGCTTATCGTCATGGCGTTTATGATCTCCAGCGTCGCCACGGCGGCCAGCGCCAGCGAGGCGAGGAGAAAGACCCACCGGGGCACCCTTTGACCTCGCGGCAGCGCGCTGCGCAGGGCGTCGGCCATTGCTTCGAGCAGATACCCCACGACTATGGCGACCGCCAGCGGTATGAGGATCGACTTCGCCGTGAAAAGCCCCCAGAAAGCCCCTCCGACGATGAACATAACCGCCGCAATCTTTACCGCCCGGTCCTGCATCTTACTTCTCCTTTTTATTTAGGATTTGCCCGTAAAGAGCATCGGCACTACCCGAAAACTTGTCAAGCCCGTCCTTTATTTTTCTTTGCAGGTTGAGGTTTCGCCCCCGTTGCGGCTATATTTGCGGGATGAAAAACACCCTCGAAACGTGGATCGCCTTTCGCTACCTGCGAACAAAGCGCACGGAGAAGTTCATCTCCCTCATCACCTGGCTTTCGACCGGCGGCGTGGCGCTCGGCGTCGCGGCGCTCATCGTGGTTTACGCGGTGATGACGGGCTATTCCGGCAAGCTGCGTGACAAGCTGGTGGGGATGAACGCCCACGTCTCGGTCTACGCCCTCTCCGGGCCAATTCCCGACGGCGGCAGCGAGGTTATCGGGCGCATCCGGGAGATTCCCGGAATCAAAAGGGTGGTGCCGATACTCCTCGGGCAGGCGCTCCTCGCTTCGGGCGGATCCAATTCCGGCGCGGCGATTCGCGGCGTCGACCCGGCGGACCCGGACTTTCTGGAGGTCGTCGGCAAGGGAATGGTCGAGGGCTCGGCCAGTTCCCTCGGCGGCGAGGCCCCGGCGGTGCTTATCGGAAGGGAGCTGGCGACCGAACTCGGGGTCAAGGCGGGAGACAGGGTGCGGCTGACCATCCCCATCGGGGAGACCCCCCGTTCACGCCTCTTTCTGGTGGGCGGAGTCTTCAATTCGGGTATGTACGATTTCGATTCTACCTTCGCCTTCCTCTCCCTCAAAAACGCCGACGATCTTCTGGGGATGAACGGCGCGGTCTCGGCCCTCGACATACGGGTGGACGACATCGACAAGGCCCCGGAGGTGGCGGAGACGCTCCGCAACGTTCTCGGGCAGCGCTGGTGGGTGGGCGACTGGAAGAGGATGAACCGCAACATCTTCAGCGCGCTGGCCCTCCAGAAGGCGGTGCTCTCGCTGATACTGGGCCTCATAGTCATCGTCGCGGCCTTCAACGTCGCCGCCACTCTCATCATGGTGGTAATCGAGAAGACGCGGGAGATAGGGATACTTAAGGCGATGGGCGCGAAAAACACCACGATACGGCGCATTTTTGCGATTCAGGGGCTGATAATAGGCTCCGCCGGGGCGCTCTTCGGGGCCGCGCTGGGAATATTTGTCTGCTACATGCAGAACACCTTCCAGTTCGTGAAGATTCCCAGCGACATCTACCTCTTCGACAGTTTGCCGATGGAGCCCGAGGTAATCTCCACCGCCGTATTTTCGATCGCCGCGATAGCCCTCTGCTGGCTGGCGACCCTCTATCCCTCCTGGCAGGCCTCGCGCATGGACCCGGTGAGAGCGATACGAACGGAATAGACGCCTTGAATATGTTATCCGGCTGAATATACTCGTTGTGAGGTTTCGGATAAACGTTGCTAAAAGTGCTTCCGGCAACGAAAATCGCGAAAGATTTTTATTGACGGCAAAGGATTTTGACGCCGGGCGAGGAGCCCGCAGGGAGCGCGACGAAGACAGTAGCGTGACTACGTCGAGGAGCGCTACCGAGTAGCGACGACGACCCGCGTCAAAAGCCGAAGCCGTAGACTGTTTAAGGCAATCACTTAATTTAAAATAAAGGAGTCACAAAATGCGTATAGGAATACTAACCGGCGGCGGAGACGTTCCGGGTCTAAATCCCGCGATAAGAGCCGTAGTAACCCGCGCGATGGCGGAGGGCCACACCGTTCTTGGGTTTCGCCGGGGCTGGATGGGGCTACTCCACCTCAATCCCGACGACCCGGAGAGCGTCAGGGAATTCACCCTTGAGCTGAACCTCGACAATACGCGCACGGTGGAGCGCAACGGCGGAACCTTTCTCCACACCGCCCGCGTAAACCCCTGGGGCGTCGCACCCAAGAGCGTTCCCGCCTTCATATCGCAAGACCTGCTGCGCCCCGGCGAGGGGGGGAAGATCGACTGCACCCTCCACGTCAAAAAGGTGCTCGAAAGGATGGGGATAGACGTTCTGGTCCCGATCGGCGGCGAAGATACCCTCGGCTACGCCTCCCGCCTCCACCGCGAAGGCTATCCGATGGTCTCCATACCCAAGACGATGGACAACGACGTCTTCGGCACCGACTACTGCATCGGTTTTTCCACCTCGATAAGCCTCTCCGTGAAATACATCCACCAGCTTCGCACCTGCACCGGCTCCCACGAGCGCATCGGCGTGGTGGAGCTTTTCGGCCGCTATTCCGGCGAGACTTCCCTCATCGCGGGCTACCTCGCCGCCGCCGACCGGGTGCTCATTCCCGAGGTTCCCTTCAATCCCGAGAAGGTGGCGGAGCTGATACTGCGCGACAAGAAGGCCTGCCCCTCGCACTACTCGATGCTCACCATCTCCGAGGGCGCTCTTCCCGAGGGCGGGGACATTCACCAGACGGGCGAGGCCGACGCCTTCGGCCACAAGAAGCTGGGCGGCATCGGCCAGCAGCTCTCAAAGAAGATAGAAGAGGTCACCGGCGAAAAGACTATGTTCCAGACGCTCGGCTACCTCATGCGCTCCGGCCCGCCCGACGCGCTTGACCTGATGGTTGCGAAGAACTACGGCAATTCGGCGATGGACCTGATCTCCAGAAAGGAATTCGGCCGGATGGTCGCTCTGCAGGGCGGCAAGTACACCCACGTACAGGCCGACATGCCCCTGATGGGCTCCAAGACCGTCGATGTCGATACCCTCTACGACAGGGAAAACTACCTGCCCCGGATAAGGACCGCCGTCGGGCTCCCGATGTTCCTCTACTAGGGAAGCGGCTGTGAGCCCCGTTTTCTGTGTCGCGTGCTCGCTCGAAGCTCGCCTAACACCCGGTTATGTCTCGCTTCTCGCTGCGCGTCTCCTTGAAACCGGGGCTTCTCGCAACGCTTCCCCTGCCACAGGGGTGCGCCTTTTCTTTCCCCCATTTCTTCTGGGCGCTCAAAAGAAATGGGGCCGGGGTCAAGGGGTGAAACCCCTTGAAGGCAAGGGTCGGCAAACTGGTTATAACTACGGGTTTTCAGTTTTTTCATTGATGTTTCTTCTCCTTCTGACTCTGCCCCTCCCGGCAGCCGCCGGGGCGATTCCAGGAATCGGCGAACCCGAAGAGTTGCTGCAGTCAGTCCGTGACGGCAATAAAAGCGGCGATTACTGCGCGGCGCTCGCGGACGCCGAAAAACTCTTTTCCGGCCACGCCGACACCGCGCTCTTTCACGTAAACGAAGAACTCGTCGCCAGCGCTTGGTACTCCTGCGCTCTTAAAAAGAAAGACCCCCCACTCAAGGGCGGAAGGCTGGAAAAAGAACTTAAACTTTTGAGGCAAATTCATTCGGAACTGAAGGCGAAAGAAGACAAGACCCCCTTCGAGCTTTTCGTCCTCTCCACGGCCCCCTCGGCGGAAGGCGAACCTTACGAAAAAAGCGCGCTCACAGCGCTGCTTGAAAAATTTCCGGGAACCCCTCCCGCCGTCTGGGCGGATTTCATCCTCACGGCGGGGATCCGGGGAGAACCGGCGAAAATCGAAGAGTTCCTTTCCCGCCACAAGGATTCGAGGCTCGTCCCCACCGCCAGGATTCTCGTCGGCAACTGGCTCTGGCTCTCGCCCGAGACCGTCGCCGAAGCCGTCGATATCTGGAAAAACGTCCGGCGCGCTCACCCGGCTTCCCTTCTCGACTATTACACTGCGGGCGAGCGTCTCTCGCAAGCCGGGGAAGCGCTCCCGCCTGAAGAGCTTAAGCTGCGCCCCCTCGTTCTGGGCTTTTACATGGGAACGGAGACGAATCTGAAAACCTTGAGAAACGCCCTGGAGAACGGAGGTAAAAGATGATCTGCGAGCGCTGCAACAACACGATAGCCCCCGGAGAAGAACTTTCGCACGGCGCTCTTCGGGTCTGCGAAGACTGCGCGATGGACCTCCTCTCTCCGGCCAAGGCCTGCGACCCCTGGGCGGTCAAGCTGGCCAAAGGCTCTTTCACCTCGAAAGCCGACGCCGCAAGCACCCTCCGGGGACCGGAGAAGGAGCTTTACGAGCTCGTTAAAAAGCGCCGGAGGGTTTCCGTCGAGGAAGCAAAAGAGTCCCTTTCGCTGGGTCAAAACGAGATTCAGAAAGTGTTCAGCGTCCTTCGCCACATGGAGCTTCTCCGGGGCTCGAAGAGAGCGGACGGAGGCGTTGACCTGCTGCTCTTCGACGACGACGGGAAAACCGGCGGCAAGTAGCTTTCATAATCGAGGATAAAACAGCGGCCTCCCCGGCGGGAGCGCCGCTTTTTTTCATTTCCCACCTTTTATTTTTTCCGCTCAACTCCCCGGAAAGACGGAATAATATCCCCTTGCCTCGAAATATTAAGGGGCGGGGAATTTTCCGCTCCCAGATGCACCCTAGTACCCGGTGAAATATTGTTTTACAATGCAAAATGGAGAGACTTTTTCCGGTATTCTTTTCGCCGCAAAAGCGAAAACCGCGCTTTACCCGGTAGAGTCGCGGTTAAGCTTCGGAGGGTATGAGATGAAAAGTCGCATGAAGAGATTTCTTCCCGTCGTTCTCGCTCTGCCGGTTTTCGGCCTCGTCTTTCTGCCCGTCCCGGCTTTTGCCGCGACCTTCGGGAACATTACCGAGGATTTTTCAGGTGTGCTGGGCAAGGCCGGGGCTACGGCGAACTGGAACACCGGCTCCGGCGCTCTTTCGCTCGGGAGCGCGAGGAGGGTGTTCAACCCTTTCAGCTATGATTCGGTTCCGGCCCTTCTCGGCGCGCCCTCGACCAATTTCGGCAGAGACGCGGTCTTTTCCGACCTTGACGGCGACGGCGACCTCGATCTGGCCGTGGCCAATCAGGGCTTTCCCCCGGTCATGTACAGGTACGGCGGCTCCTACTCCACTGAGACCCCGATAAGCTCCGACGTTTACATGAGCATGTCGATCTCGGCGGGGGACGTGGACGGCGACGGGGACAACGACCTCGTTGTGGCCAACTACGACACCGGAGGCAAGAACCGCCTCTACCTTAACGACGGAACCGGGGTTTTCACCGCCATACCGATAGCCGTCGATTTAACCTCGGAGAGCAACGATACCCTCCTTTCCGACTTCGACGGCGACGGGAAACTCGACCTCGTGATTTCCTCCTACGCCAGCGGAACCTGGATATATCTCAACGACGGCTCCGCCGCGCCCTTCACCGGCGTCGGAGCTTTGATAAGCGCCATGCCCGAAATAAACGCAATCGCGTCCGGCGACCTCGACGGCGACGGAGACCCCGACATCGCCACCGCCGCCTATACCCTCAACGGCAGCTACAACGAAGTATATGTAAACAACGGCGGCGGCTCTTTCGCGGTCTTGCCGATGCTCACCGCCCCGCTTGGAAACTATTCGGTCGTCGGAATGGGCGACATCGACGGCGACGGCAACC
This window contains:
- a CDS encoding FtsX-like permease family protein, which translates into the protein MKNTLETWIAFRYLRTKRTEKFISLITWLSTGGVALGVAALIVVYAVMTGYSGKLRDKLVGMNAHVSVYALSGPIPDGGSEVIGRIREIPGIKRVVPILLGQALLASGGSNSGAAIRGVDPADPDFLEVVGKGMVEGSASSLGGEAPAVLIGRELATELGVKAGDRVRLTIPIGETPRSRLFLVGGVFNSGMYDFDSTFAFLSLKNADDLLGMNGAVSALDIRVDDIDKAPEVAETLRNVLGQRWWVGDWKRMNRNIFSALALQKAVLSLILGLIVIVAAFNVAATLIMVVIEKTREIGILKAMGAKNTTIRRIFAIQGLIIGSAGALFGAALGIFVCYMQNTFQFVKIPSDIYLFDSLPMEPEVISTAVFSIAAIALCWLATLYPSWQASRMDPVRAIRTE
- a CDS encoding AI-2E family transporter; translation: MQDRAVKIAAVMFIVGGAFWGLFTAKSILIPLAVAIVVGYLLEAMADALRSALPRGQRVPRWVFLLASLALAAVATLEIINAMTISLSSVTEAAPIYQENIYAIIKSGAGWFGMKEAPSLDKILAGLNVEGMVGSMAGLVAEIAGDLGLIVVYVIFMIVERPAFEAKLKSLVPEGPGRERSTGVMASINDRIRKYVLIKTFASILVGVLSYGVLFFVGVDFPFFWSFLIFLFNYIPTVGALAGVGLPSLLALVQFASPGPFLAVVIGLVVIQFLTGNLLEPKLLGASLNISPLVVLLSLAVWGKLWGITGMFLCVPLTVILMIIFAEFPKTRPVAVMLSADGNVGGRG
- a CDS encoding ATP-dependent 6-phosphofructokinase; the protein is MRIGILTGGGDVPGLNPAIRAVVTRAMAEGHTVLGFRRGWMGLLHLNPDDPESVREFTLELNLDNTRTVERNGGTFLHTARVNPWGVAPKSVPAFISQDLLRPGEGGKIDCTLHVKKVLERMGIDVLVPIGGEDTLGYASRLHREGYPMVSIPKTMDNDVFGTDYCIGFSTSISLSVKYIHQLRTCTGSHERIGVVELFGRYSGETSLIAGYLAAADRVLIPEVPFNPEKVAELILRDKKACPSHYSMLTISEGALPEGGDIHQTGEADAFGHKKLGGIGQQLSKKIEEVTGEKTMFQTLGYLMRSGPPDALDLMVAKNYGNSAMDLISRKEFGRMVALQGGKYTHVQADMPLMGSKTVDVDTLYDRENYLPRIRTAVGLPMFLY